In Lemur catta isolate mLemCat1 chromosome 1, mLemCat1.pri, whole genome shotgun sequence, one DNA window encodes the following:
- the ATP6V1D gene encoding V-type proton ATPase subunit D — protein MSGKDRIEIFPSRMAQTIMKARLKGAQTGRNLLKKKSDALTLRFRQILKKIIETKMLMGEVMREAAFSLAEAKFTAGDFSTTVIQNVNRAQVKIRAKKDNVAGVTLPIFEHYHEGTDSYELTGLARGGEQLAKLKRNYAKAVELLVELASLQTSFVTLDEAIKITNRRVNAIEHVIIPRIERTLAYIITELDEREREEFYRLKKIQEKKKILKEKSEKDLEQRRAAGEVMEPANLLAEEKDEDLLFE, from the exons GGCACAGACCATCATGAAGGCTCGTTTAAAAGGAGCACAGACAGGTCGAAACCTCCTGAAGAAAAAATCTGACGCCTTAACTCTTCGATTTCGACAGATCCTAAAGAAGATAATAGAG ACGAAAATGTTGATGGGTGAAGTAATGAGAGAAGCTGCCTTCTCACTAGCTGAGGCCAAGTTCACAGCAGGGGACTTCAG caCCACAGTTATCCAAAATGTAAATAGAGCCCAAGTGAAAATTCGAGCGAAGAAAGATAATGTAGCAG GTGTTACTTTGCCAATATTTGAACATTACCATGAAGGAACTGACA GTTATGAACTGACTGGTTTAGCCAGAGGTGGGGAACAATTGGCTAAATTAAAGAGGAATTATGCCAAAGCAGTGGAACTACTGGTGGAACTAGCTTCATTGCAG ACTTCCTTTGTTACTTTGGATGAAGCCATTAAGATAACCAACAGGCGTGTAAATGCCATTGAACACG TCATCATTCCCCGGATTGAACGTACCCTTGCTTATATCATCACAGAGCTGGATGAGAGAGAGCGAGAAGAGTTCTATAG gttaaagaaaatacaggagaagaaaaagattcTCAAGGAAAAATCTGAGAAGGACTTGGAACAACGCAGAGCAGCTGGAGAGGTGATGGAGCCTGCTAATCTTCTGGCTGAAGAGAAGGATGAGGACCTTctgtttgaataa